From the genome of Pungitius pungitius chromosome 20, fPunPun2.1, whole genome shotgun sequence:
CGTAGCCGGTCCAACCTTTTGGCGTGTtggcaaaaaaacaagtttaaagGGGGTTTATTTTTAGAAGATATGCATGTATTCAGCTTTTAGGTTCCTTTAACAGACTGTATATTACAAATATGTGTTAAtattcatctcctcctgcttcctTTTAATCTCAGCGTACCGCTCGATCTTTGCCAGTGAAAATATCCACGCTTATTCAGCCTGCGTGTGTGGTGTGTGCAGTGAACCGTTTTGACTGATTTCATCGTGACGTGCATCAAGAATAACATCACAGAAATAATCATCCTTCTCGTCTGGTTTGCTTACGTACTTCTTTAGAGGTAGCAGTATCAAATTGACACTGTGGTATCTATTTGTGCATGATGCACCAAGAAGAAGGACATTTCCTTTGCTCTTCAGTACCAAACTGGGCATCTTCCACCAtcagaaagggagggggggtaggaACTGAGGCTGCAGTCCCACATGGCCGGTCCAGTGCTGGCCCAACCGTTAACTTTGCCTCGGCTAATGAAGGATGGACAAATCTGtctaaaatgttttacattaacACACAGCGTAATAAATGGTGgtttgggttggggggggggggtgttattggAGTACGAGGGCCTGCAGAGAACAGCTTGTGCGTGGTCGAGCTGAGCAGACGGAGAGGAGTGAGAAGCTGGCAGATGAGAGGAGGATGACGGAGTAACAGCTCTGAGATGAAGAGCTACATTGTGTTCCGTGAACTTTACAACCCCACAAGGaacactgcaacaacaacattaagGATTTTTCAGTACCCTTTCAAATTTACCAAAACCCACCCAGCAGCACCTCCAGGGCTCACtaacacatttcatttagcttgTTTAACCTGTAAACGGACTGAAACGTGAGAATTAAAAGTACACGATGTAACTATTCTCAGTGACTTCCTGCAGCTGGTTGTCACGATGATTTTAGTTTTAATAGACTTCCTGTGTCAAATGACATGTGATTATGTTTATGTCACGTGATGCACTGTGTTCTGATGTACCTTCACAATGGATAACAAAATGATGCAGAATGTGTTCTGTCCGACTCTGGAGTGGTGAAATAATTCAAAATTTATGTTTCAATAAAAtcagcttttatttcattaaaaagacTCCAAAACAAAACCCAGTACAGGCACAGTGCGAATaacaaatataatattcaaTCACCTAATGAAACAGTTTGCTTGTTGAGTTCCCAGAGGTCTGACCATCCCAAGAAGCTCTATGGCATACATCCGGCTCCTTTGCCTCTCCGGCCTGGCTCCTCCTTACATCCGCAAGCCACGCCCCTTACCTGATATTCAACCACATGACCGTGATGACCTTATATGGACTTTTAACAGTCAGCTTCCTCCGCGCTCAGCTGTTGCGCAACACACGTAATgactgaaaagaaaagcaatttaCGGCTCTTTGGAACGCTGTTACGATTCAATACTCTATTTATAGTGAGTACTAGTAGTAGAATAGGGTAAACTAAACAGGTAGCTAAACTGTAAAATCAACAATATATCACTGTAAGAGACGTGTGTACGATCACAAAGACtaaaaaagatacaaaattTTTGAATAAAAccgtaaaaaaatacaaaaggtaaaaaacaaataaatcaaaacaacaaGTAAACAAGTGGACTGGTATAAAAAGGGCAGACTGATTCAAGTCTTCCTTCCATGACTATTCCCGTCTCTTGCACATGTGCATCTTTGTCTATCACTTTTTGTTTGCACCGTCACGACAAAACAAATGTCCTCTATGTGCAACATATTTAGCATTAAATTGttctgaaagaaacaaaattacccttaaaagggaaaagaaaatactaataaaaattTCAAAAGATGATTTCCCCTGAATTATTCAACCGGTTGTGGTATAATTGTTGATCTTGTTGGTCAGGACggattcctcctcctcatcttctggGGCAGGTTCTGGACCAGTGTCCTTTCTGGCCGCATGTGTAGCAGTTCTCTCTGCTTCCTGGGTCATGTGATGGCCCGTACCCCCATTGGTAGCGAAACTCTGGCTGGGCGGGGGCCACTGGGTAAGGCTGATACGGGTCTGCAGGTGCTCCTGGCTGGGTGTTTGGGGCCTGTTGTGGCGCTTTGGCCTCTGTTGCTCTCTTCTGCATTTTGGcctcttgtttcttttcattggcTTGGGCTACCTGCAATCTCAGCAGTTGTAGTGTCAGCATCCTTATTTCTTCTTCGCTGCTTGCTTTCTTCGCCCAGTGTCTTTGGTCATGATGAACGAGGTGCGCTCTCCACATGGCATCCTCCATGTCGCCCAGTCCCACCACTTCCTTTAGAGCGGCCTGCACCGGTTGCGGCAAACCTTCTTGCACCCTGCGACGCCAGAGCCAAGTGGTGCCTTCATCGCGGTCGTGTCTCCCTCCCGTGTGTTCGTGCCAGccttcctctgctctttgcaggtACAGATACATTTCCTCCCCCGCTTTTTTCTCCATCCCGATGAGGGCGGACGTGTCTAGTTTAGTAGGCCAGATGTCTCGTAGGGCCTGCCAGAACCTTCCTCGGTGGGAATTAAAAGAATCTGCGTCGGCTCTGTGGGCGGTGTCGGCCATGGCTTCTACTTGGGCGAGCTTAGCCGTCCCTTCGGCGCGGACCAGCAAGGCGCGCACTTCTCCGAGCGACAGTCGGTCGTTCGCCGTGAGCTCTTCCATCCGTCGAACCCAGAGGTTCGCACCCCTCTTAAGGGGTGGTAAAGAAGCTACCAGGGTCTCCAAGTCCCGGTGTCCCCATGGTACATAGCCTGTTTGGCCCGTGTTTCTCACCAGCAGGGGGGGATGCTGGTGAACAGAGCCCCTCTGACGGGAGGGGCTGTGTTCCCTGTACgactgagggagggggagctGTTGCGGGTGGCCATTGTTGGTTGTCATTGTTGGATCCACCGACGCAGAGACGGCGGCGTCTGGGTTTTGAGACGGGGTGTTCAGGTGGGCCGTGGGTCGTACCTCTGCTGACGTGACGGTTTTGGGGTCCTGCGCTTTCCAAAAATTGAGCACACGCTTTTTGTCCGCTTCCTCTTTGGAGGCTTTTGTTCTGCTTTGTGTGGACATCCCTCTCGCTCCCAGGAGGTCAGCTTCGGTCTGTCCCTTGTGTAAAGGTGGCTACTGAAGGGAAGAAAACAGTTATTTCCCAtcccttttccttctttctctggCTTTGTCTGCTCATACATTAGGATCATTGCTCTAGCCATCacaaatgaattaaaccaattaAATACAATATCATTACCA
Proteins encoded in this window:
- the LOC119194658 gene encoding uncharacterized protein LOC119194658 gives rise to the protein MSTQSRTKASKEEADKKRVLNFWKAQDPKTVTSAEVRPTAHLNTPSQNPDAAVSASVDPTMTTNNGHPQQLPLPQSYREHSPSRQRGSVHQHPPLLVRNTGQTGYVPWGHRDLETLVASLPPLKRGANLWVRRMEELTANDRLSLGEVRALLVRAEGTAKLAQVEAMADTAHRADADSFNSHRGRFWQALRDIWPTKLDTSALIGMEKKAGEEMYLYLQRAEEGWHEHTGGRHDRDEGTTWLWRRRVQEGLPQPVQAALKEVVGLGDMEDAMWRAHLVHHDQRHWAKKASSEEEIRMLTLQLLRLQVAQANEKKQEAKMQKRATEAKAPQQAPNTQPGAPADPYQPYPVAPAQPEFRYQWGYGPSHDPGSRENCYTCGQKGHWSRTCPRR